Proteins from a genomic interval of Candidatus Eremiobacterota bacterium:
- a CDS encoding HD domain-containing phosphohydrolase — protein MQPQQQPQTQERHQAPAARQPSGESSFPWTGLSASPVKPAPLGDQTWKPIPGSLPQDRRALTPRNESLTQGGDIALREWTNLKGEKVKVPDSPQQQRAAAPKPEAKEPPAQEKAAILQEREPSPKPQVPGKDQIPPGKSEATDIYRSVLKSLIADKEIEPSQQGGLSQKARESQTEQPKPQELPRELQRLAPQPPGARENETPQDISRKAPSSREQVTADKLAEQEETRAPQAKDPALAPREERLMLRGSDSLREAFRKETEQARKPSEPSEAPPREEPLEAPRAPISSKTSIPAARERKTDEGPSRQAIEGQQRSAGQGAEKPQIMASWVASSALPDEGRPYLSRGAAHKEQDKFASFSDKQMIERVEKHERGSGGQGQEQGSSGDGQERGRSRWSSMPQNAPARSEAQKSQPAPQQAAVETFKKAAVEKQRETVTRIVQASRQAPIRLTEEAAKHAATSIESILKKSQKETWTGDEMATKLIALLMKSSSEYTYDHSTRVIDLSVMLAKEMGITEEETLRDIEEGAMFHDIGEVELDLRMAPPQVKSRLAHYIGVTDLKNCSFLHDIGKIKIPEEVLYKPSRLTDEEYEIIKQHPLIGEEILRPIPAMQHVLPVVRHHHERWDGKGYPDGQSGSDIPLPARIIAITDAFDAMVSDRPYRKGIPLEDALAEIRKNSGVQFDPDLVQAFLQVVDKHYR, from the coding sequence GTGCAACCACAGCAGCAGCCCCAGACCCAGGAGAGACACCAGGCCCCTGCCGCCCGGCAGCCTTCAGGGGAGAGCTCTTTTCCCTGGACAGGGCTCTCTGCTTCACCGGTAAAACCTGCCCCTCTTGGTGATCAGACATGGAAGCCCATTCCGGGATCATTGCCGCAGGACAGGAGAGCCCTGACGCCAAGAAATGAATCCCTCACGCAGGGAGGCGACATTGCCCTCAGGGAGTGGACAAACCTGAAAGGGGAAAAAGTGAAGGTTCCCGACTCCCCGCAGCAGCAGAGAGCCGCTGCACCGAAGCCTGAGGCAAAGGAGCCCCCTGCTCAGGAAAAAGCCGCCATCCTGCAGGAAAGAGAGCCTTCGCCGAAACCCCAGGTGCCCGGGAAAGATCAGATCCCGCCTGGCAAAAGCGAAGCCACTGACATATACCGCTCGGTCCTTAAGAGTCTCATAGCTGACAAGGAAATTGAGCCATCTCAGCAGGGCGGGCTGTCGCAGAAAGCCAGGGAGAGCCAGACAGAGCAGCCAAAACCACAGGAGCTTCCAAGAGAGCTTCAGCGCCTGGCTCCACAGCCCCCTGGAGCCAGGGAAAATGAGACACCTCAGGATATCAGCAGGAAAGCTCCCTCATCCAGGGAGCAGGTGACGGCTGATAAGCTTGCGGAGCAGGAGGAAACAAGGGCTCCCCAGGCTAAAGATCCTGCCCTTGCCCCCCGCGAGGAGCGGCTTATGCTGAGAGGCTCAGACTCGCTCAGGGAAGCCTTCAGGAAAGAGACGGAACAGGCCAGGAAGCCTTCCGAGCCATCCGAGGCCCCTCCCCGTGAAGAGCCTCTGGAAGCGCCGAGAGCGCCGATCAGCAGCAAGACATCCATACCGGCTGCCAGGGAAAGAAAGACCGACGAAGGCCCGTCCAGGCAGGCCATCGAGGGACAGCAGCGCTCTGCAGGCCAGGGAGCGGAGAAACCCCAGATCATGGCAAGCTGGGTAGCCTCATCGGCCCTTCCCGATGAGGGAAGGCCTTACCTGTCCAGGGGAGCCGCGCATAAGGAACAGGATAAGTTCGCCTCCTTCAGCGATAAACAGATGATAGAGCGCGTCGAGAAGCATGAGAGAGGCTCCGGAGGCCAGGGACAGGAACAGGGCTCCTCAGGTGACGGGCAGGAGCGGGGAAGGTCCCGGTGGTCCTCAATGCCGCAGAATGCCCCGGCAAGGAGCGAGGCCCAGAAATCCCAGCCGGCGCCGCAGCAGGCAGCCGTGGAGACATTCAAGAAAGCTGCCGTGGAAAAGCAGAGGGAAACGGTAACCAGGATAGTGCAGGCGAGCAGGCAGGCGCCCATCAGGCTCACCGAAGAGGCGGCAAAGCACGCCGCCACCTCTATTGAGAGCATCCTCAAGAAATCGCAGAAAGAGACCTGGACAGGCGATGAGATGGCCACCAAGCTCATAGCGCTTCTGATGAAATCCAGCAGCGAATATACTTATGACCACAGCACCCGTGTCATCGATCTCTCGGTAATGCTGGCGAAAGAGATGGGGATAACGGAAGAAGAAACTCTCCGGGATATCGAGGAGGGTGCCATGTTCCACGATATAGGTGAAGTGGAGCTTGATCTGAGGATGGCTCCTCCGCAGGTGAAGTCACGCCTTGCGCACTATATCGGCGTCACCGATCTCAAGAACTGCAGCTTCCTCCATGACATAGGGAAGATAAAGATTCCCGAGGAAGTGCTCTACAAGCCCTCAAGGCTTACCGACGAGGAATACGAGATCATCAAGCAGCACCCCCTGATAGGGGAAGAGATACTGAGACCCATCCCTGCCATGCAGCATGTCCTGCCCGTGGTGCGCCACCATCATGAGCGCTGGGACGGCAAGGGCTACCCTGACGGCCAGAGCGGCAGCGATATCCCACTTCCCGCGAGGATAATAGCCATCACTGATGCTTTTGACGCAATGGTGTCGGACAGGCCTTACAGGAAAGGGATCCCCCTTGAGGATGCCCTGGCGGAGATCAGGAAGAATTCCGGCGTCCAGTTTGACCCTGACCTGGTGCAGGCATTCCTGCAGGTGGTGGATAAGCACTACCGCTGA
- a CDS encoding ATP-binding protein → MMRSESYRVKLIFLFVLQGLITYLTTFTGNYPAVIATFMLLGAFFALMVHRDLLRAETERKSDPFVEDDDILSKDPRKIETYRKEAQEQVSYLSSVYFELSDTVTEQKKKLEEQKSKLEEEKNRIEVILMSVPDGVITITTDGRIATWNPGARIITEYEDSQALAKEYHKVLYLTDKAGHALVGESSPVEECLSTGKVIDKSGIFLRSKSHKELPIDIKVAPIFDEKNHLIAVVAAFRDVSKKWEIEKMKEDFLAMVTHDLKSPLAAIVGYTNLLLHPRAKFSQDEQRDFLNSILGSVKILQFLIDNILESARLESGRIVYLFEDFELCALMREIEVMFTPLVNSKKLRLIMEGSTLWVSGDREKLREVLNNLISNAIKFTPEGGSIQVRFSEEEGRTVVNVADTGKGIPPQELPKIFQKFQQVKGEKRGTGLGLYIVKKILEDHGQTIEVKSTHGKGTEFTFTLKTGSPKEDAVAIPVMQKEKKKILIIEDSPEISNLIRFYLRGAGYETVQAFQGSDAAFLILKEKPDLITLDYNLPDITGEELIQILEKRGKKVTIPIIIVTANAKKTWEIPYDALLQKPLDEKRFLYEVARLLNRETTTMDSVEVLK, encoded by the coding sequence ATGATGAGATCGGAAAGCTATCGGGTAAAACTGATTTTTCTTTTTGTCCTCCAGGGACTGATTACTTATCTCACCACCTTTACGGGGAATTACCCTGCCGTCATCGCTACATTTATGCTCCTGGGGGCCTTTTTCGCCCTCATGGTGCACCGTGATCTCCTCCGTGCCGAAACTGAGAGAAAGTCTGACCCCTTCGTTGAGGATGACGACATCCTTTCCAAGGATCCCAGGAAAATCGAGACTTACCGGAAAGAAGCCCAGGAGCAGGTGAGCTACCTCTCAAGCGTGTATTTCGAGCTCTCAGACACGGTGACCGAGCAGAAGAAGAAGCTTGAGGAACAGAAATCAAAGCTTGAAGAGGAGAAAAACAGGATTGAGGTCATCCTGATGTCCGTCCCCGATGGTGTTATCACTATCACCACTGACGGCCGCATCGCCACGTGGAACCCCGGCGCCAGGATCATTACCGAGTACGAGGACTCCCAGGCCCTTGCGAAAGAATATCACAAGGTGCTCTACCTTACCGACAAGGCGGGGCATGCCCTCGTGGGGGAAAGCTCCCCCGTTGAAGAGTGTCTCTCCACCGGCAAGGTCATAGATAAGAGCGGCATTTTCCTGAGATCAAAGTCTCACAAGGAGCTTCCCATCGATATCAAGGTGGCCCCCATTTTTGACGAAAAGAACCACCTGATTGCTGTCGTGGCGGCCTTCAGGGATGTTTCCAAGAAATGGGAAATAGAGAAGATGAAAGAGGACTTTCTTGCCATGGTGACCCATGACCTCAAGAGCCCCCTGGCGGCAATCGTGGGATACACCAACCTGCTCCTCCACCCCAGGGCGAAATTCTCCCAGGATGAGCAGCGCGATTTTCTGAATTCAATTCTCGGCTCCGTCAAGATCCTGCAGTTCCTCATCGACAATATCCTGGAAAGCGCCCGGCTGGAATCGGGGAGGATCGTTTACCTGTTCGAGGATTTTGAGCTCTGCGCCCTCATGAGGGAGATAGAAGTGATGTTCACCCCCTTGGTGAACAGCAAGAAGCTCAGGCTCATCATGGAGGGATCGACACTCTGGGTCTCAGGCGACAGGGAGAAACTCCGGGAAGTGCTGAACAACCTGATAAGCAATGCCATCAAGTTCACCCCCGAAGGAGGCTCCATTCAGGTGCGCTTCTCGGAGGAGGAAGGACGGACCGTAGTAAATGTGGCCGATACGGGCAAGGGAATCCCCCCGCAGGAGCTCCCCAAGATATTCCAGAAGTTCCAGCAGGTGAAGGGCGAAAAACGGGGCACAGGCCTAGGGCTCTACATTGTGAAAAAAATCCTGGAAGACCACGGGCAGACCATCGAGGTGAAAAGCACCCATGGGAAAGGCACAGAGTTCACCTTCACCCTGAAGACGGGCTCCCCGAAAGAGGATGCCGTGGCAATACCGGTGATGCAGAAGGAAAAGAAGAAGATCCTGATTATAGAGGACAGCCCCGAGATCTCGAACCTCATCAGGTTCTACCTCAGGGGCGCCGGCTACGAGACAGTGCAGGCATTCCAGGGAAGCGACGCAGCCTTTCTCATCCTGAAGGAAAAGCCCGATCTCATCACGCTTGATTATAACCTTCCCGACATCACAGGCGAAGAATTGATACAGATCCTGGAGAAACGGGGGAAAAAGGTGACCATCCCCATCATCATCGTTACCGCCAATGCCAAGAAGACCTGGGAGATTCCCTACGATGCCCTTCTTCAGAAGCCCCTCGATGAAAAGCGCTTTCTCTACGAGGTGGCAAGGCTGCTCAACAGGGAGACCACGACGATGGACTCCGTGGAAGTGCTCAAGTAA
- a CDS encoding nitroreductase family protein — MDVIDAIKTRRSIRKFKSDPVKRELLEEALESARYSPSWANTQVWEIIVVEDQKIKEALSETLPPGNPSKNSVKEAPVVLAACGKKGASGFYKGAQSTVLGDWLMFDVALFLSTLNLALHAKGLGMVHVGLFDIPEASEILGIPDSVQLVELLPVGFPDQAPSAPKRRESSEFTHWGRY, encoded by the coding sequence ATGGACGTCATCGATGCAATAAAGACCAGGAGAAGCATCAGGAAATTCAAAAGCGACCCGGTAAAGCGGGAGCTCCTCGAGGAAGCTCTTGAGAGTGCCAGGTATTCACCGTCATGGGCAAACACCCAGGTATGGGAGATAATTGTCGTGGAAGATCAGAAGATAAAGGAAGCCCTCTCGGAGACTCTTCCCCCGGGGAATCCTTCAAAAAATTCAGTGAAGGAGGCCCCGGTGGTGCTGGCGGCCTGCGGGAAAAAGGGGGCCTCAGGCTTCTACAAGGGAGCACAGTCCACGGTGCTCGGCGACTGGCTCATGTTCGACGTGGCGCTCTTTCTCTCTACCCTGAACCTCGCGCTCCACGCGAAAGGCCTGGGAATGGTCCATGTAGGGCTCTTCGATATTCCAGAGGCGTCGGAGATCCTTGGCATTCCCGATTCAGTGCAGCTGGTGGAACTGCTGCCTGTCGGCTTTCCCGACCAGGCTCCCTCCGCGCCAAAGCGCAGGGAATCCAGCGAGTTCACCCACTGGGGGCGCTATTGA
- a CDS encoding metallopeptidase TldD-related protein: MKEKLIDHIARSLEKHPDISQWCVRQHREKEFQLFASREAPEEKRTVITQSFSVDLYFVEGKHQGKSSFTILPHEIDGLPGKIESAVNYAKKLPCNRLFFLPPPQRYRKVAACDRSLLADPQMNAEALWHGVTRPFRGKKHEKLATCEIFITSAVSNIRNSRGLAGSFEETRLLLDLVVMAQAGENEAESHSESSMRTPRDFSPEGAVSALTLSAREKLGASLPPSGSFPVVLSREALLTLFTPFIFHASAAAFDKSLSVFRRGKPAWKGGALKGEGLTVISDPHIPLGLKSFPFDRDGTASKKVRIIDKGIFRNIWAPCEHAEYLRMPPTGAFGNTVVAAGETPMESLLAEGSEVLHIKEFSHMEPDVTSGNFTGELRLGSWRSRGKSRAVKGGSVSGNVFEVFSHARFAREPFSMNSYYGPVAIRFESIAVSGA, from the coding sequence ATGAAAGAAAAGCTTATTGATCATATCGCGAGGAGCCTGGAAAAACACCCCGACATCTCCCAGTGGTGCGTAAGGCAGCACCGCGAGAAGGAGTTCCAGCTCTTCGCCTCCCGGGAAGCCCCCGAGGAGAAAAGAACGGTCATTACCCAGAGCTTCTCCGTTGACCTTTACTTCGTTGAGGGCAAGCACCAGGGAAAGAGCTCCTTCACAATTCTTCCCCATGAAATCGACGGACTCCCCGGGAAAATTGAGAGCGCCGTCAATTACGCGAAGAAGCTCCCCTGCAACAGGCTCTTCTTCCTGCCGCCGCCGCAGCGTTACAGGAAAGTCGCCGCCTGTGACAGGAGCCTCCTCGCCGACCCTCAGATGAACGCGGAAGCCCTCTGGCATGGCGTCACGAGGCCCTTCAGAGGGAAAAAGCATGAAAAGCTCGCCACCTGCGAGATATTCATCACCAGCGCCGTTTCTAACATCCGCAACAGCAGGGGGCTTGCGGGCTCCTTCGAGGAGACGCGCCTCCTGCTGGACCTTGTCGTAATGGCGCAGGCCGGGGAAAACGAGGCTGAGTCCCACAGCGAGTCCTCAATGCGGACTCCCAGGGATTTTTCACCTGAAGGGGCCGTCAGCGCTCTCACCCTGTCGGCCCGCGAGAAGCTCGGCGCCTCTTTACCGCCCTCGGGGAGCTTCCCCGTGGTCCTCAGCAGGGAAGCGCTCCTCACCCTCTTCACCCCTTTCATTTTTCATGCCTCGGCTGCGGCCTTTGACAAAAGCCTGAGCGTCTTCAGGAGAGGAAAGCCCGCGTGGAAGGGAGGAGCTCTCAAAGGCGAGGGCCTCACCGTCATATCGGACCCTCACATCCCCCTGGGCCTGAAAAGCTTCCCCTTTGACAGGGACGGCACCGCTTCGAAGAAGGTCAGGATCATTGACAAGGGTATCTTCAGGAACATATGGGCACCCTGCGAGCATGCCGAATATCTCAGAATGCCTCCCACGGGAGCCTTTGGCAACACCGTTGTCGCCGCCGGCGAGACGCCCATGGAATCGCTCCTCGCAGAGGGAAGCGAAGTGCTCCATATCAAGGAGTTCTCCCACATGGAGCCCGACGTGACGTCAGGAAATTTCACAGGGGAGCTTCGCCTGGGCTCGTGGCGCTCGAGAGGGAAATCGCGGGCCGTCAAGGGAGGAAGCGTGTCGGGAAACGTGTTCGAGGTCTTCTCGCACGCCCGCTTCGCCCGGGAGCCCTTCTCGATGAACTCCTATTACGGCCCGGTGGCCATAAGGTTTGAAAGCATCGCCGTCTCGGGAGCTTAG
- a CDS encoding TldD/PmbA family protein — protein MIQSSEFRSLLKELTSLLSAKIPYSSALAMEKSSLTITIDSKSRSIEERTYGTGTVFRAFNGSFFEELSVNSMTGESLAREVRNFLPGLSQGSRGGHYDAVSYGTRDFLTPVMIDPRSVPLGEKIESLENLKEVLMHLDSAIKDVQVSYREAREFATFVDGGSDLHQEIIRTHIVIVAFANAEGKTVYEALAQGGATGYEVLSFDAAEFEKLKDNLQALYRSDFITPGVYTVIMAPLVTGIIAHESFGHGVEMDLFLKRKSKARLYMHKEIASPLVTMKDDPSLPGCSGTYFFDDEGILSRPALIIDEGILKGGLSDRASAAALGVPATGNGRRESYARKVYARMSNTFIEPQHASIEDLMSLAGDGIYIDSPMGGMEDPQGWGIQVTAKIGREFRKGRFTGKVFSPLAITGYVPDLLKSISGVGSDFRMYPGTCGKGYKEMIPVGIGGPHILARCRLG, from the coding sequence ATGATACAGTCCAGTGAATTCCGAAGCCTTCTCAAGGAGCTCACCTCGCTGCTCTCGGCGAAGATTCCTTACAGCTCGGCCCTTGCAATGGAGAAATCAAGCCTTACCATCACCATTGACAGCAAGTCCCGCTCCATCGAGGAGCGCACCTACGGTACCGGCACAGTCTTCAGGGCTTTCAACGGCTCATTCTTTGAGGAGCTGTCGGTAAACTCCATGACAGGCGAGTCACTGGCAAGAGAGGTAAGGAACTTTCTTCCGGGGCTTTCTCAGGGAAGCAGGGGCGGCCATTACGATGCCGTGAGCTACGGTACCCGTGATTTCCTGACACCCGTCATGATTGATCCGAGGTCCGTGCCTCTCGGGGAAAAGATTGAAAGCCTCGAGAACCTTAAAGAAGTGCTCATGCACCTGGACAGCGCCATCAAGGACGTGCAGGTCTCCTACAGGGAAGCCCGGGAATTCGCAACCTTCGTGGACGGGGGCAGCGACCTTCACCAGGAGATCATCAGGACCCACATAGTCATAGTCGCCTTTGCAAATGCCGAGGGGAAAACAGTATATGAAGCCCTCGCCCAGGGAGGCGCCACGGGATATGAAGTGCTCTCCTTCGACGCCGCCGAATTTGAAAAGCTCAAGGACAATCTCCAGGCACTCTACCGCTCAGATTTCATCACCCCCGGCGTTTACACGGTTATCATGGCTCCGCTGGTGACGGGCATCATCGCCCATGAAAGCTTCGGCCACGGTGTCGAGATGGACCTGTTCCTGAAGCGCAAGTCGAAGGCCCGGCTCTACATGCATAAGGAGATAGCCTCACCCCTCGTGACGATGAAAGATGACCCGTCGCTCCCCGGCTGCAGCGGCACCTATTTCTTCGATGACGAAGGGATCCTATCCCGCCCTGCCTTGATTATTGACGAGGGGATCCTGAAAGGCGGCCTCTCGGACCGGGCATCAGCGGCGGCGCTTGGCGTGCCTGCCACAGGAAATGGCCGAAGGGAAAGCTATGCGAGAAAAGTCTACGCAAGGATGTCCAATACCTTTATAGAGCCCCAGCACGCCAGCATTGAAGATCTTATGAGCCTGGCCGGCGACGGGATTTACATTGACAGCCCTATGGGAGGCATGGAGGATCCCCAGGGATGGGGCATCCAGGTCACGGCAAAGATTGGAAGGGAGTTCAGGAAAGGGAGATTCACCGGGAAGGTCTTTTCTCCCCTCGCCATCACCGGTTATGTGCCCGACCTCCTGAAAAGCATCAGCGGCGTCGGCTCTGATTTCAGGATGTACCCGGGCACATGTGGAAAGGGCTATAAAGAGATGATACCGGTGGGTATCGGGGGACCGCATATTCTCGCGAGGTGCAGGCTTGGATGA
- a CDS encoding DUF2232 domain-containing protein translates to MDIFLEERTRRRNFTKNIALGGILTGIAVIFTIVGNLFAFLDILQFLAVTPLIIAGASRGLAFSAKVTAASTILVGIIYGFFPAGLFFFLANGPLGLALGCLFREKAGPKAIVLTTMALIALNIVLVIFIGIKFMGIHLEKELVETAAYFHMEGSRLIRQFYLFCPSLLFFAALAYAFYIWLFNTYLLKKMKLSSEKPLFHDYLEIMDFPRYFIIIVTGSLLVLLLSSTLKSGLVHFIALNVTCIFCILFFFKGVFFINSSMPGRLHWSLRIVLFLFSVTVGIPVIVLSGIVATMLPRGRPAPL, encoded by the coding sequence GTGGATATTTTCCTCGAGGAGCGCACCAGGAGAAGAAACTTCACGAAAAACATCGCCCTGGGAGGCATTCTCACCGGCATTGCTGTCATTTTCACCATTGTGGGAAACCTTTTTGCATTCCTGGACATCCTGCAGTTCCTCGCCGTGACCCCCCTCATCATTGCCGGAGCTTCAAGAGGCCTCGCCTTCAGCGCCAAAGTCACGGCGGCTTCGACGATACTGGTGGGCATCATATACGGCTTTTTCCCTGCAGGGCTCTTCTTCTTTCTTGCCAACGGCCCGCTTGGCCTTGCCCTGGGCTGCCTCTTCAGGGAGAAGGCGGGCCCAAAGGCCATTGTCCTCACTACGATGGCACTGATTGCCCTGAACATCGTGCTTGTTATCTTCATAGGCATAAAATTCATGGGAATACATCTCGAGAAGGAGCTTGTCGAGACGGCTGCGTACTTCCACATGGAGGGGAGCCGCCTCATCAGGCAGTTCTACCTTTTCTGCCCCTCGCTCCTGTTCTTCGCCGCCCTTGCCTACGCCTTTTACATCTGGCTCTTCAACACTTATCTCCTCAAGAAGATGAAGCTCTCATCAGAGAAGCCCCTCTTCCATGATTACCTGGAAATCATGGACTTCCCCCGCTACTTCATCATTATTGTGACAGGCTCCCTGCTGGTCCTGCTCCTCAGCAGCACGCTCAAAAGCGGCCTCGTCCATTTCATAGCACTGAACGTCACCTGCATTTTCTGCATACTTTTCTTCTTCAAGGGCGTCTTCTTTATCAACAGTTCCATGCCCGGCAGGCTCCACTGGAGCCTCCGCATTGTCCTTTTCCTTTTCTCGGTGACGGTGGGAATACCCGTCATTGTCCTGTCGGGAATTGTTGCCACGATGCTTCCCAGGGGGAGGCCTGCCCCACTTTAA
- a CDS encoding HNH endonuclease signature motif containing protein, with the protein MDTHETRSVAALFLPDEEELLHLGDSLSSKDYEDMLLLPEPYELPAGASFKPEHLVKITREGLIPEAEKLSEEISFGSIDRDERASRIDFTLCEAVRGRLALDLTLGGLLITLKPKGVDQLGYRSMGTFATEHLSFSGRTASELMHNYELLKSLPLTREAYLQGMIAKSALRHLSRVITPENEARWLNIAQERSLCGLEREVKRALAEGKAYEATGASSGRSGVSGGGSEGHSQEASRSHALDSQSGECPDAQSDGLEDEGTMMYFSVTPSLALTWDFALSLFRDKEHYDGPLAGFVEALIANFLASGNNAPELPALDREGNRPIFSRVPLLKRRMWNRRISDPGEVAREAGEGRGNEGQAGENPWSSPWSIFFPSWLEECRMGCEAGAVSARAVAGRLIRAASIRQRLDVAMGMLLRAMDARQLQRLLGFEFIEDYATERCGFSMAQTRQLIRLAEGFRRHSLTEDAFKKGVITREQARLILPVVDSRNESQWIAYAVSVPTVDLREEARRVARILEYDCFAAHNYTLLPGFRYITDERFHSLSSEVQDIIRDGSWYTGLSLNPSWPLATDDEEVVASRDRRFDAPWKYFSDVEEMMAAGISIKIEKDSTLCACLGNQAPHRQGCQNPLCSCHQSMEKAMEACTIPMGERPEEVFLRDILSAGSLSRAATGIMMIKFFLPRELHEIWDLAAYAFLGRLALAEAAGTSDDFLRGPEEKFLAALLADYLRTEGTIKKAAHHHKILKRDRFKCQTPGCRCRRGLHVHHIIRRSQGGTDDEWNLIVLCEACHLHLLHGLRTLTVKGRAPYELTFTFGSPSEGTPFLVYEKGVRRGAAIRAA; encoded by the coding sequence ATGGATACACATGAGACCCGTTCCGTTGCTGCCCTGTTCCTTCCCGATGAAGAAGAGCTTCTTCACCTCGGTGATTCTCTGTCTTCAAAGGATTACGAGGACATGCTGCTCCTGCCTGAGCCTTATGAGCTTCCCGCAGGGGCCAGCTTCAAACCCGAGCACCTGGTGAAGATCACCAGGGAGGGCCTCATCCCCGAAGCCGAAAAGCTCTCGGAGGAGATCTCATTCGGCTCAATCGACAGGGATGAGCGGGCATCACGGATCGATTTCACCCTCTGCGAGGCAGTACGCGGCCGCCTGGCGCTTGACCTTACACTCGGCGGTCTTCTCATTACTCTGAAACCGAAAGGGGTTGATCAATTAGGGTATCGCTCCATGGGGACCTTCGCCACGGAGCATCTCTCGTTCTCGGGGCGCACCGCGTCGGAGCTGATGCACAATTATGAGCTTCTCAAGTCGCTCCCCCTCACCCGTGAGGCTTATCTCCAGGGCATGATCGCAAAGAGCGCCCTCAGGCACCTCTCGAGGGTCATCACGCCTGAGAATGAGGCCAGGTGGCTCAACATTGCACAGGAGCGCTCCCTGTGCGGCCTTGAGAGGGAAGTGAAGAGGGCCCTCGCGGAAGGGAAGGCCTATGAGGCCACCGGCGCTTCCTCCGGGCGCTCAGGTGTTTCAGGCGGCGGCAGTGAGGGGCATTCTCAGGAAGCGTCCCGCAGCCATGCGCTGGATTCCCAGAGCGGGGAGTGCCCTGATGCTCAAAGCGACGGGCTTGAGGACGAGGGCACGATGATGTATTTCAGCGTGACGCCCTCCCTTGCGCTCACCTGGGACTTCGCCCTCTCCCTCTTCCGGGACAAAGAGCACTATGACGGGCCCCTTGCCGGGTTCGTAGAGGCGCTCATTGCGAACTTCCTGGCATCAGGGAACAATGCTCCGGAGCTTCCGGCTCTCGATAGAGAGGGGAATCGGCCTATATTCTCCCGGGTGCCTCTCTTGAAAAGGCGGATGTGGAATCGCCGCATCAGCGATCCCGGTGAAGTCGCCCGGGAGGCTGGCGAGGGGCGGGGTAACGAGGGTCAGGCCGGCGAAAATCCGTGGTCATCACCCTGGAGCATCTTCTTCCCGTCGTGGCTGGAAGAGTGCCGCATGGGCTGTGAAGCTGGCGCGGTCTCTGCCAGGGCCGTTGCCGGGAGACTCATCAGGGCCGCCTCGATCCGACAGAGGCTCGACGTGGCGATGGGGATGCTGCTCCGGGCGATGGATGCGCGGCAGCTCCAGCGCCTTCTCGGCTTTGAGTTCATCGAGGACTACGCAACTGAGCGCTGCGGCTTCTCAATGGCACAGACCCGCCAGCTCATAAGGCTCGCCGAGGGCTTCCGCCGCCACTCCCTCACCGAAGATGCCTTCAAGAAAGGTGTCATCACCAGGGAGCAGGCACGCCTCATTCTTCCCGTGGTGGACTCCAGGAATGAATCCCAGTGGATTGCATATGCGGTCAGTGTGCCTACCGTTGACCTCAGGGAAGAGGCGAGGCGTGTCGCCAGAATCCTGGAGTATGACTGTTTCGCCGCCCATAATTACACTCTGCTTCCCGGGTTCCGCTACATCACCGACGAGCGGTTTCACAGCCTCTCTTCGGAGGTGCAGGACATCATACGCGATGGGTCGTGGTACACAGGTCTTTCCCTCAATCCCTCGTGGCCTCTCGCAACAGATGACGAGGAGGTCGTCGCTTCCCGCGACAGGCGCTTTGATGCGCCCTGGAAGTATTTCAGCGATGTGGAAGAGATGATGGCCGCCGGGATTTCCATAAAAATTGAAAAAGATTCCACCCTGTGTGCGTGCCTCGGAAACCAGGCACCCCATAGGCAGGGATGCCAGAATCCCCTGTGCTCCTGTCATCAGTCAATGGAAAAGGCCATGGAAGCCTGCACCATTCCCATGGGTGAGAGGCCCGAGGAGGTCTTTCTCAGGGACATCCTCTCGGCAGGGAGCCTCTCAAGAGCTGCCACAGGCATCATGATGATCAAGTTCTTTCTCCCCCGGGAGCTCCATGAGATATGGGACCTTGCAGCCTATGCCTTTCTCGGCCGCCTTGCCCTCGCGGAAGCAGCCGGAACCTCCGATGATTTCCTGAGGGGCCCGGAAGAAAAATTCCTTGCCGCCCTCCTCGCCGACTATCTCAGGACCGAAGGAACTATCAAAAAAGCGGCCCATCATCACAAAATCCTGAAACGGGACCGGTTTAAATGCCAAACCCCGGGTTGCCGCTGTCGGCGGGGCCTCCACGTGCACCACATCATCAGGCGCTCCCAGGGGGGCACCGATGACGAGTGGAACCTCATCGTGCTCTGCGAGGCCTGCCACCTCCACCTCCTCCATGGCCTCAGGACTCTCACCGTGAAGGGCAGGGCGCCTTACGAGCTCACCTTCACCTTCGGCTCCCCATCGGAAGGCACCCCTTTCCTGGTCTATGAAAAGGGAGTCCGGCGGGGAGCTGCGATCCGCGCCGCCTGA